One genomic segment of Bacteroidota bacterium includes these proteins:
- a CDS encoding rhomboid family intramembrane serine protease, whose translation MFNFRKINAAQYREPLSKAEENQLLYTSIFMPIVFVALMWLVKIFEVLTGISLASWGVFPLTVKGLRGILFSPLIHGDWNHLISNSVPFIILGFLMLFTYRKVAFKAFVFIYLASGFMLWLTGRPSYHIGASNLVYGFAFFLFFSGVFRKDIQSIALSLLIVFLYGGIVWGLLPLDWHISWEGHLMGGISGAFIAFIYRNVDLPPKIELEDEDDDDEDDFTEQDYLRVVYELKEENRNKENES comes from the coding sequence ATGTTCAACTTTCGAAAAATTAATGCAGCACAATACCGTGAACCGCTAAGTAAAGCGGAAGAAAATCAACTGCTCTATACCAGCATATTCATGCCGATTGTTTTTGTTGCATTAATGTGGCTGGTGAAAATTTTTGAAGTATTAACCGGAATAAGTTTGGCTTCATGGGGTGTGTTTCCACTTACCGTAAAAGGATTGCGTGGCATTTTATTTTCGCCGTTAATTCATGGCGATTGGAATCATCTTATTTCTAACTCAGTACCATTTATTATTCTCGGTTTTTTAATGTTGTTTACTTATCGCAAGGTGGCGTTCAAAGCATTTGTTTTTATTTATCTTGCCTCCGGATTTATGTTATGGCTTACAGGTCGCCCCTCCTATCATATCGGTGCAAGTAATCTGGTATATGGCTTTGCATTTTTTTTATTTTTTAGCGGTGTATTCAGAAAAGATATTCAGTCAATAGCTCTTTCACTTCTTATTGTGTTTTTATATGGCGGTATTGTTTGGGGTCTATTACCACTCGACTGGCATATATCCTGGGAAGGACATTTAATGGGTGGCATATCAGGTGCATTCATCGCATTTATTTATCGCAATGTAGATCTTCCGCCAAAAATAGAATTGGAAGATGAGGATGATGATGACGAAGATGATTTTACCGAGCAGGATTATTTGCGTGTTGTATATGAATTAAAAGAAGAAAACCGCAATAAAGAAAATGAATCCTGA
- a CDS encoding thioredoxin family protein has translation MLLKTNQVIDIDTLNTYSYSEYMELIRSLAANEGSTGTQGETEIYYTKMNAQRMERVNKTWTVIPEVVALSEKYSPQVRILAIVESWCADAAPNTATIALLAEQLHIDMDIILRDENPEIMDMFLTNGTRSIPKFIFIDSETHLPLASWGPRQKPAADLVKTARENGVDGEVWKADLQKWYNQDKGVTLQKEIVELLFQIAEKKHVQLSKN, from the coding sequence ATGTTATTAAAAACAAATCAGGTTATTGATATTGATACGCTGAATACTTACAGCTACAGCGAATATATGGAGTTGATACGCTCACTTGCTGCCAATGAAGGATCTACCGGAACGCAAGGTGAAACTGAAATATATTATACAAAAATGAATGCCCAACGCATGGAACGGGTAAATAAAACCTGGACTGTTATACCTGAAGTAGTGGCATTATCAGAAAAATATTCTCCTCAGGTTCGCATATTAGCAATTGTGGAATCATGGTGTGCGGATGCTGCTCCAAATACCGCAACGATAGCATTATTAGCTGAGCAATTACATATTGATATGGACATTATTCTGCGTGATGAAAATCCTGAAATCATGGATATGTTTCTCACTAACGGCACTCGCAGTATTCCTAAATTTATTTTTATTGATTCAGAAACTCATTTGCCTCTTGCAAGCTGGGGACCACGACAAAAACCTGCTGCTGATTTAGTGAAAACAGCAAGAGAAAATGGTGTGGATGGTGAAGTATGGAAAGCAGATTTGCAGAAATGGTACAATCAGGATAAAGGTGTTACTTTGCAAAAAGAAATAGTAGAATTACTATTTCAAATTGCAGAAAAAAAGCATGTTCAACTTTCGAAAAATTAA
- a CDS encoding alkane 1-monooxygenase, giving the protein MRYFKYILPYSIPLTSFISIYAGGIFSFLALFYSFMFLPLLELLLPQDEKNLSAAEEELAKKDKVFDWMLYFNMPLVYGTLIYFLFRVSDSSLLWWELTGMVFAMGLCCGVIGINVGHELGHRKNEAERLIAKLLLMSSLYMHFFIEHNHGHHKNVGTEKDPSSAKYNEPVYTFYFRTLIFSFFSAWDIQMRILDMKGQKFISYHNQMLIFMLVEAMLIIVIGAYFGLKVMLLFIAAAFVGILLLETINYIEHYGLRRKLKGDDLYERVMPWHSWNSNHYIGRMVLYELTRHSDHHYLASRKYQVLRHLEQAPQLPAGYPAMVVLSLLPPLWFRVMNKRVRQLSTVQHQINN; this is encoded by the coding sequence ATGAGATATTTCAAGTATATATTACCATACTCAATTCCGCTTACTTCTTTTATAAGTATTTATGCGGGAGGGATATTCTCATTCCTCGCTTTGTTCTATAGTTTTATGTTTTTGCCCTTGCTGGAATTATTGTTACCCCAAGATGAAAAAAATTTAAGTGCTGCTGAAGAGGAGTTAGCAAAAAAAGATAAGGTCTTTGATTGGATGTTGTATTTTAATATGCCATTGGTATATGGAACGCTGATATATTTTTTATTTCGTGTTTCGGATAGTAGTCTGCTTTGGTGGGAATTAACAGGGATGGTGTTTGCAATGGGATTATGTTGTGGTGTTATTGGAATTAATGTTGGTCATGAATTAGGTCATCGCAAAAATGAAGCAGAAAGATTAATTGCAAAGTTATTATTGATGTCCTCTTTATACATGCATTTTTTTATTGAACATAATCATGGTCATCATAAAAATGTAGGCACAGAAAAAGATCCTTCTTCTGCAAAATATAATGAACCGGTTTATACCTTTTATTTCCGCACTTTAATATTTTCTTTTTTCTCTGCATGGGATATTCAAATGCGAATATTGGATATGAAAGGACAAAAATTTATTTCCTATCACAATCAAATGTTGATTTTTATGTTGGTGGAAGCAATGCTGATAATTGTTATTGGTGCATACTTCGGTTTAAAAGTTATGTTGCTTTTTATTGCTGCTGCATTTGTTGGAATATTATTATTGGAAACAATAAATTATATAGAACATTATGGATTGCGCCGCAAATTAAAAGGTGATGATTTATATGAACGTGTTATGCCCTGGCATTCATGGAATAGCAATCATTATATCGGACGTATGGTGCTTTATGAACTTACACGACATAGCGATCATCATTATTTAGCAAGCAGAAAATATCAGGTATTGCGACATTTAGAACAGGCTCCACAATTACCTGCTGGTTATCCTGCTATGGTGGTGCTTTCCTTGCTGCCTCCATTATGGTTTCGGGTGATGAATAAACGAGTAAGACAATTAAGTACAGTGCAACATCAAATCAATAATTAA
- the udk gene encoding uridine kinase encodes MQPVIIGIAGGTGAGKSTLVKNISTVFKTHGVAVIPQDAYYNANTNILESERKLKNYDHPDAIDWLLLQQHIIELQNGNTIHQPVYSMLTCSRKEEVIIVEPAPVILVDGILIFTQENMRNLFALKIFMDADLESRFQRIVKRDMQDRGRNLQQVNERFTKTVQPMHIAFIEPSKIYADIIITGGGKNAEAIQLATQAIKKLLGDDG; translated from the coding sequence TTGCAACCTGTAATCATTGGAATTGCCGGTGGAACAGGCGCAGGTAAAAGTACGCTTGTAAAAAATATCAGTACTGTTTTTAAAACTCATGGTGTTGCAGTAATTCCGCAAGATGCATATTATAATGCAAACACAAACATTCTTGAGAGCGAAAGAAAATTAAAAAATTATGATCATCCCGATGCAATTGATTGGCTATTGTTGCAACAACATATTATTGAATTGCAGAATGGAAATACTATTCATCAGCCTGTGTATTCTATGCTTACTTGCAGCAGAAAGGAAGAAGTAATTATTGTGGAACCTGCACCTGTTATTTTGGTGGATGGAATCTTGATTTTTACTCAAGAGAATATGCGTAATTTATTTGCTTTAAAAATATTTATGGATGCAGATTTAGAATCTAGGTTTCAACGCATTGTAAAAAGAGATATGCAAGACAGAGGACGTAATCTGCAACAGGTAAATGAACGCTTTACAAAAACAGTTCAACCCATGCATATTGCATTTATAGAACCATCAAAAATTTACGCCGACATTATTATCACCGGTGGAGGAAAAAATGCAGAAGCTATTCAGCTCGCAACACAAGCAATAAAAAAATTATTAGGTGATGACGGGTGA
- a CDS encoding leucyl aminopeptidase, which yields MNFKFIQSSETNADHTVVLVRTQDDISNPLLQPFAQVISKKLENKETDALVFYTGSTTIYVVMIKQDDKMKNFEIKEACRQAGGKLFRLNAKEKSESLLITQNNNSYNTEEIFAIMEGFCLAQYQFNKYKKDAKTLSLTTVQLNANNISQSDLDAFTNVIDAVTLAKNIINEPVISFNSVDLGNLVIEKSKQFGFNAEVLQKQQIESLKMGGLLGVNFGSTIPPTFSVLTYKPVNAINEKPFILVGKGVTYDTGGYSLKPSNYMGTMKSDMSGAAAVLGTITAIASNKLPVYVIGLMPSTDNRIGNNALVPDDIIIMGDGTSVEVQNTDAEGRLILADALHYAKQFDPELVIDLATLTGAASAITGSYGAALMGTDFTYRSKLIESGLQTFERVSEIPFWTEFSELLKSDVADLKNIGGPVGGASTAGKFLEHFTDYPWLHLDIAGTAFLKEENGYRQRGGVGFGIRLLYHFLSGVIARMK from the coding sequence ATGAATTTTAAATTTATACAATCATCTGAAACTAATGCGGATCACACAGTAGTTTTAGTGCGTACTCAGGACGATATTTCTAATCCGCTTTTACAGCCATTTGCACAGGTAATTTCTAAAAAATTAGAGAATAAAGAAACCGATGCTTTAGTGTTTTATACTGGCTCAACTACAATATATGTGGTGATGATAAAGCAGGATGATAAGATGAAAAATTTTGAAATAAAAGAAGCATGCAGACAAGCAGGTGGAAAATTATTTCGATTAAATGCAAAAGAGAAATCAGAATCTCTGCTAATAACACAAAACAATAACTCTTACAACACAGAAGAGATATTTGCCATTATGGAAGGATTTTGCTTAGCGCAATATCAATTCAATAAATATAAAAAAGATGCAAAAACACTATCGCTGACAACAGTGCAATTAAATGCAAATAATATTTCACAATCAGATTTGGATGCATTCACCAATGTTATAGATGCTGTTACACTTGCTAAAAATATTATTAATGAACCTGTGATTTCTTTCAACTCTGTTGACCTCGGAAATTTGGTTATTGAAAAATCAAAACAATTTGGTTTTAATGCAGAGGTGTTACAAAAACAACAAATAGAATCATTGAAAATGGGTGGCTTGTTGGGAGTAAATTTTGGCAGTACAATTCCTCCAACATTTAGTGTGCTTACTTATAAACCTGTGAATGCAATAAATGAAAAACCATTTATTCTTGTTGGCAAAGGTGTAACTTATGATACAGGTGGATATAGTTTGAAACCCTCAAATTATATGGGTACAATGAAAAGTGATATGAGTGGAGCTGCTGCGGTTTTAGGAACAATCACTGCTATTGCATCGAATAAATTACCTGTATATGTAATTGGATTAATGCCATCAACAGATAACAGAATTGGCAACAATGCATTAGTGCCAGATGATATTATTATTATGGGTGATGGCACATCGGTAGAAGTACAAAATACAGATGCGGAAGGAAGACTAATTCTCGCCGATGCATTGCATTATGCAAAACAATTTGATCCTGAATTAGTAATTGATCTTGCTACATTAACAGGTGCTGCTTCAGCAATTACAGGTTCTTATGGCGCTGCTTTAATGGGTACTGACTTTACTTATAGAAGCAAATTAATAGAAAGTGGATTGCAAACATTTGAACGTGTTTCTGAAATTCCTTTTTGGACTGAGTTCAGTGAATTATTAAAAAGCGATGTTGCTGATTTAAAAAATATTGGCGGTCCAGTTGGTGGCGCTTCTACTGCAGGTAAATTTTTAGAACATTTCACTGATTATCCTTGGTTGCATTTAGATATTGCAGGTACTGCATTTCTAAAAGAAGAAAATGGTTATCGTCAAAGAGGTGGTGTTGGTTTTGGAATTCGTTTGCTCTATCATTTTTTATCGGGAGTTATTGCGAGGATGAAATGA
- a CDS encoding 3'-5' exoribonuclease, whose amino-acid sequence MYAIVDIETTGSRADLNGITEIAVIVHDGNTIVDTFQSLINPELFIPDFITQLTGITNEMVETAPTFSEIAEELYHLLHDKIFVAHNVGFDYAFLKAAFESEGYYFNLKKLCTVRLSKKIFPGYKSYSLGKICDALHIDIENRHRAMGDANATAILFSMVLKNDKENFVATALKRNSKEQHLPPNLPKETLEALPAQPGVYYFLDGDNNIIYVGKAKNIKSRVFNHFTYADKHGKENALRLETHHITYELTGNELIALLLESEEIKRRTPKFNEAQKLWSHNYCIFKYTDQLGYDHLAIEKYNRKKEVLRIFSNYLDARAFLIEQIKEYTLCPKLCHIQTVNNACYNYPNGDCYGACVQKESATFYNARITAMIEDWEAESATYYLIGNGRNNNESSVVYVEKGHYLGFGFFDSSLGQTPAEVIHDCIKWRLDTPDVQRILAQYLQQFPGNRVSVL is encoded by the coding sequence ATGTACGCAATAGTTGATATAGAAACTACAGGGTCAAGAGCTGATCTCAATGGCATCACTGAGATTGCAGTGATTGTGCATGACGGCAATACGATTGTAGATACTTTTCAATCACTTATTAACCCGGAATTATTTATTCCTGATTTTATCACACAGCTTACAGGCATCACAAACGAAATGGTGGAAACAGCGCCTACATTTTCTGAAATTGCAGAAGAGCTATATCATTTACTGCACGATAAAATTTTTGTAGCACATAATGTAGGATTTGATTATGCATTTTTAAAAGCAGCATTTGAATCAGAAGGTTATTATTTCAATTTAAAAAAACTATGTACTGTTCGTCTCAGCAAAAAAATATTTCCCGGATATAAAAGTTACAGCTTGGGTAAGATATGCGATGCGTTACATATTGATATTGAAAACAGACATCGTGCAATGGGTGATGCAAATGCAACTGCTATTTTGTTTTCAATGGTGTTGAAAAATGATAAAGAGAATTTTGTTGCCACTGCATTAAAGCGCAATTCGAAAGAACAACACTTACCGCCGAATCTTCCTAAAGAAACATTAGAAGCATTGCCTGCGCAGCCGGGAGTATATTATTTTTTAGATGGCGACAATAATATTATTTATGTAGGCAAAGCAAAAAATATCAAGAGCAGAGTGTTCAATCATTTTACTTATGCGGATAAACATGGAAAAGAAAATGCATTGCGATTGGAAACACATCATATCACTTACGAACTCACCGGCAATGAACTAATAGCATTGCTTTTGGAAAGTGAAGAAATAAAACGACGCACACCAAAATTTAATGAAGCACAAAAATTATGGAGTCATAATTATTGTATTTTCAAATACACAGATCAGTTGGGTTATGATCATCTTGCCATTGAAAAATATAATCGCAAAAAAGAAGTGTTGCGCATTTTCAGCAACTACCTCGATGCCCGTGCTTTTCTTATTGAACAAATAAAAGAATATACGCTTTGCCCGAAATTGTGCCATATTCAAACAGTAAATAATGCATGTTATAATTATCCAAATGGCGATTGTTATGGTGCATGTGTACAAAAGGAATCTGCCACCTTTTATAATGCGAGAATAACAGCGATGATTGAAGATTGGGAAGCAGAATCTGCTACTTATTATTTAATTGGCAATGGCAGAAACAACAATGAAAGCAGTGTGGTATATGTAGAGAAAGGACATTATCTCGGCTTTGGTTTTTTTGATTCTTCATTGGGACAAACACCTGCTGAAGTAATTCATGACTGTATTAAATGGCGGCTCGACACACCTGATGTGCAACGCATTCTGGCGCAATATCTTCAACAATTTCCCGGCAATCGTGTTTCTGTATTATAA
- a CDS encoding 1-acyl-sn-glycerol-3-phosphate acyltransferase, which translates to MIRVLQMIYSGWCALMFALMLLITLPFFLVFPLILGNKSLGPLIFLCKVVAYGFSFTTGIFYRFHDWKKVDKKRTYILIANHRSNLDAPVAAATVWGRVKPIAKKELLKVPVLGPIMKRTSIIVDRSNKASRLETMQQMQQTIESGAHIFIFPEGTRNKTEDKNFIPFKDGAFNMAVQTQTPLLPILFLNTDNLLPNKKPYMKPGICEIYYLPVVEVAGLTDADIPKLKEDVCTMMEETYIALKKKNNIL; encoded by the coding sequence TTGATACGTGTATTACAAATGATTTATTCCGGCTGGTGTGCATTGATGTTTGCACTGATGTTATTAATTACACTGCCGTTTTTTCTTGTTTTCCCACTCATACTTGGCAATAAATCTTTAGGCCCTTTAATTTTTTTATGCAAAGTAGTGGCGTATGGGTTTTCATTTACTACGGGAATATTTTATCGCTTTCATGATTGGAAGAAAGTAGATAAAAAACGCACTTATATTTTAATTGCAAATCATCGGAGTAATCTGGATGCACCGGTGGCAGCAGCAACAGTGTGGGGGAGAGTGAAACCTATTGCAAAAAAAGAGTTGTTGAAAGTGCCTGTATTAGGACCTATTATGAAACGCACTTCTATAATTGTTGACAGAAGCAATAAAGCAAGCAGATTAGAAACCATGCAACAAATGCAACAAACCATTGAATCGGGAGCGCATATATTTATTTTTCCGGAAGGTACTCGCAACAAAACAGAGGATAAAAATTTTATCCCATTTAAAGATGGCGCATTTAATATGGCTGTTCAAACGCAAACACCATTGTTGCCAATTTTATTTTTGAATACTGATAATTTATTGCCCAATAAAAAGCCTTATATGAAGCCGGGTATTTGCGAAATATATTATCTGCCTGTGGTTGAAGTTGCAGGATTAACGGATGCAGATATTCCAAAATTAAAAGAAGACGTATGCACTATGATGGAGGAAACATATATCGCATTAAAAAAGAAAAATAATATACTATGA
- a CDS encoding MBL fold metallo-hydrolase: MNIKFCGAAGTVTGSAHLITLSDGFKILLDCGIYQGNEKEFENFNETFLFNPKEIGCVVLSHAHIDHSGRLPKLVKDGFESKIYSTSASRDLTAILLLDSAHIQKRESEFTNRKYSEDHEFGEPLYDAEDVQRCMELFRTVEYNSWFGVHPDVDVMFKDSGHILGSASVNMRIRQQGMKDIYVGFTADIGRPDRPILRDPDPMLPCDYLICESTYGNRLHKPKEQEKNDLIKIIHETCIERKGKVIIPAFSVGRTQEILYNMDMLQQQGKLPDVPVYVDSPLAISATSIYRQHPECYDKELLNYMMSDPNPFTFKNLKFVKSVEESKSINTKKGCVVISASGMIHAGRVKHHVFNAIEHAENTIMLVGYAAENTPGGLLMRGAKKIKLFGKELHVNARIERMESFSAHGDYKEMIYYLRSMDKNKLRKIFLVHGNEDALTGFREHLLNEKYMDVHIPVLGDIVEL; this comes from the coding sequence ATGAATATAAAATTTTGTGGTGCTGCAGGTACCGTTACAGGAAGTGCACATCTGATTACATTAAGTGATGGATTTAAAATATTACTCGATTGCGGAATTTATCAGGGCAATGAAAAAGAGTTTGAAAATTTTAATGAAACATTTTTATTTAATCCAAAAGAAATTGGTTGTGTTGTTCTATCACATGCGCATATTGATCACAGTGGCAGATTGCCGAAGTTGGTGAAAGATGGTTTTGAAAGTAAAATTTATAGTACATCTGCAAGCAGAGATCTCACTGCAATTTTATTATTGGATAGTGCGCATATTCAAAAAAGAGAAAGTGAATTCACGAACAGAAAATATAGTGAAGATCATGAATTTGGTGAGCCACTTTATGATGCCGAAGATGTACAAAGGTGTATGGAATTATTTCGCACAGTGGAATATAATTCCTGGTTTGGAGTGCATCCTGATGTGGATGTGATGTTTAAAGATAGCGGACATATTCTTGGAAGTGCAAGTGTGAATATGCGTATTCGTCAACAGGGTATGAAAGATATTTATGTTGGATTTACAGCGGATATCGGCAGACCTGATCGTCCTATTTTACGTGATCCGGATCCAATGCTTCCATGTGATTATTTGATTTGTGAATCTACTTATGGCAATAGATTGCATAAGCCTAAAGAACAGGAAAAAAATGACTTGATAAAAATAATTCATGAGACATGTATTGAGCGAAAAGGGAAGGTGATAATTCCTGCATTTAGTGTCGGTCGTACACAGGAAATTTTATATAATATGGATATGCTGCAACAGCAAGGTAAGTTACCTGATGTTCCTGTTTATGTGGATTCGCCTTTAGCAATTAGTGCAACATCAATTTATCGTCAACATCCGGAATGTTATGATAAGGAATTATTGAATTATATGATGAGTGATCCCAATCCATTCACCTTTAAAAATTTAAAATTTGTAAAGTCAGTAGAAGAATCAAAAAGTATAAATACTAAAAAAGGATGTGTCGTAATAAGTGCATCGGGAATGATACATGCGGGCAGAGTGAAGCATCATGTGTTTAACGCAATTGAACATGCGGAAAATACAATTATGTTAGTGGGTTATGCTGCTGAAAATACACCCGGAGGATTGCTGATGCGTGGCGCAAAAAAAATAAAATTATTTGGTAAAGAATTGCATGTGAATGCGAGAATAGAAAGAATGGAAAGTTTCAGTGCGCATGGTGATTATAAAGAAATGATTTACTATCTGCGTTCGATGGATAAAAATAAATTGCGCAAAATATTTTTAGTGCACGGCAATGAAGATGCTCTAACAGGTTTCAGAGAACATCTGCTCAATGAAAAATATATGGATGTTCACATTCCAGTGTTGGGAGATATTGTTGAGTTGTGA
- a CDS encoding heavy metal translocating P-type ATPase metal-binding domain-containing protein encodes MGSSIENKLLCFHCGEPCPDATFTIEEKTFCCFGCKTVYEILQDNDLCAYYDIQNFPGQSQKNKIASAKYEVLDRPDIKRRYITFSDGKQIHVKFYLPLIHCSSCIWLLENLHAINPGIIQSTVDFTRKEIFIIADETVIALKDIAAVLDSVGYEPYLSYSDMGEKKIAITNGNRLLRIGIAGFCFGNIMMFSIPEYFAGGDLQDLQLQRLFHFLSFILSLPVLFYCSQEFFNSAWKGLRNRFLNIDAPIVLAILITFIRSMYAILIEQQGGYFDSMSGIVFFMLVGRFFQDYTYRSITFDRDYKSYFPLAVSKLSKGVTTQIPLSELQNGDDYLVHHGELIPADSVLINGIAQIDYSFVTGESEPVEKTIGDLIYAGGRQTGGQLELCVIKDVSQSYLTQLWNNTGAQKEVNESGSFVHLLSKYFSYIVITLSVTACIFWMFVDSSRALDALVTPLIIACPCALLLSSTFTYGNAITRLGRFGFYLKNAHVIERLQHITTIVFDKTGTITKNKSAEVIYEGELLSEEMQSILFSLASHSTHPYSRSIVRYLGKQHKIIISDFTESAGAGIAGIYDSDFFQIGSAKFTGASHDNLSAAYCAINGNVIGRFIFKNKYVDGLAEMITDLKTRYHIYLVSGDNAREHHALSEVFGTDNQLYNCNPHEKKNFVQQLQSKGEKVAMIGDGLNDAGALLASDAGIAISSDINQFTPASDAILDIRFLQKLPELFKYARQSRHVILGSFIFSILYNLVGLFFALQGLLSPVIAAILMPLSTITIVLFTTGLSSILAKSKFK; translated from the coding sequence ATGGGTAGCTCAATAGAAAATAAACTGCTATGCTTTCACTGCGGCGAGCCGTGCCCGGATGCCACTTTTACTATTGAAGAAAAAACTTTCTGTTGTTTTGGTTGTAAAACGGTGTATGAAATTTTGCAGGATAATGATTTATGTGCGTATTATGATATTCAGAATTTCCCCGGTCAATCACAAAAAAATAAAATTGCTTCTGCAAAATATGAAGTGCTGGATCGGCCGGATATTAAACGGCGATATATTACTTTCAGCGATGGCAAACAAATACATGTAAAATTTTATTTGCCATTAATTCATTGTTCGTCATGCATTTGGTTATTGGAAAATCTGCATGCAATAAATCCCGGCATAATACAATCTACTGTTGATTTTACACGCAAGGAAATTTTTATTATAGCCGATGAAACTGTGATTGCATTAAAAGATATTGCAGCGGTTTTAGATTCTGTGGGATATGAACCTTACCTGAGTTATTCGGATATGGGTGAAAAGAAAATTGCAATTACCAATGGCAACCGATTACTTAGAATTGGCATTGCAGGATTTTGTTTTGGCAACATTATGATGTTCAGTATTCCGGAGTATTTTGCAGGGGGTGATTTGCAGGATTTACAATTGCAACGCCTGTTTCATTTTCTCTCTTTCATTCTCTCTCTTCCTGTTCTTTTTTATTGTTCACAGGAATTTTTTAACTCGGCATGGAAAGGTTTGCGCAATCGTTTTCTGAATATTGATGCACCCATTGTATTGGCAATTCTGATTACGTTTATCAGAAGTATGTACGCTATTTTAATTGAACAGCAAGGTGGATATTTTGACTCGATGTCAGGTATAGTTTTTTTTATGTTGGTGGGCAGATTTTTTCAGGATTATACTTACCGCTCCATCACATTCGATCGTGATTATAAATCTTATTTTCCTCTCGCAGTTTCAAAATTATCGAAAGGAGTTACCACACAAATTCCATTATCCGAATTACAAAACGGCGATGATTATTTGGTGCATCATGGTGAATTAATTCCGGCAGATTCAGTATTAATAAATGGTATTGCACAAATAGATTACAGTTTTGTAACCGGTGAATCAGAACCAGTAGAAAAAACTATTGGTGATTTAATTTATGCAGGTGGAAGACAAACGGGTGGACAATTGGAGCTGTGTGTTATTAAAGATGTTTCTCAAAGTTATCTTACGCAGTTATGGAACAATACAGGTGCACAAAAAGAAGTAAATGAGTCGGGTTCTTTTGTGCATCTGCTCAGTAAATATTTTAGTTATATCGTAATTACATTATCTGTTACTGCATGTATTTTTTGGATGTTTGTAGATTCATCCCGTGCATTAGATGCATTGGTTACTCCATTAATAATTGCTTGCCCATGTGCTTTGTTGTTGTCGAGTACTTTTACTTATGGCAATGCAATTACCCGATTAGGTCGTTTCGGTTTTTATTTAAAAAATGCACATGTAATTGAAAGATTGCAACACATTACTACAATTGTGTTTGATAAAACAGGTACAATAACAAAAAACAAAAGTGCAGAAGTAATATATGAAGGTGAATTATTAAGTGAAGAAATGCAATCCATTTTATTTTCATTGGCATCGCATTCTACACATCCATATAGCCGAAGTATAGTTCGTTATTTAGGAAAGCAACACAAAATAATTATTTCAGATTTTACAGAATCTGCAGGTGCCGGCATTGCAGGCATTTATGATAGTGATTTTTTTCAGATTGGTTCTGCAAAATTCACCGGAGCAAGTCACGATAATCTGAGTGCTGCATATTGCGCAATTAATGGAAATGTAATTGGTCGTTTTATTTTTAAAAATAAATATGTAGATGGTCTGGCAGAAATGATTACAGATTTAAAAACCCGATATCATATTTATTTAGTTTCGGGAGATAATGCCCGGGAACATCATGCGCTTTCTGAAGTTTTTGGAACCGACAATCAATTGTATAATTGCAATCCGCATGAAAAGAAAAATTTTGTGCAACAATTGCAAAGCAAAGGCGAAAAAGTGGCGATGATTGGTGATGGATTAAACGATGCAGGTGCATTGCTTGCCAGTGATGCCGGTATTGCAATCTCATCTGATATAAATCAATTTACGCCCGCAAGTGATGCAATATTGGATATTCGCTTTTTACAAAAATTACCTGAATTATTTAAATATGCACGGCAGAGCAGACATGTAATTCTCGGCAGTTTTATTTTTTCTATACTGTATAATCTTGTTGGGTTATTTTTTGCGTTGCAGGGCTTGTTGTCACCTGTAATTGCGGCTATACTCATGCCTTTAAGTACAATAACAATTGTGTTATTTACTACAGGCTTGAGCAGTATTTTAGCAAAATCAAAATTCAAATAA
- the ccoS gene encoding cbb3-type cytochrome oxidase assembly protein CcoS has translation MSILFLLIGVSLTVAVCFLIAFIWAVKTGQFDDSYTPSVRILFDDFLKKNKSETKHTKE, from the coding sequence ATGAGCATACTATTTTTACTTATCGGAGTTAGTCTTACAGTTGCAGTGTGTTTTCTGATTGCTTTTATTTGGGCTGTGAAAACCGGGCAGTTCGATGATTCCTATACACCTTCTGTTCGCATTTTATTTGACGACTTTTTGAAAAAAAATAAATCTGAAACCAAACACACAAAAGAATAA